The following coding sequences are from one Diospyros lotus cultivar Yz01 chromosome 7, ASM1463336v1, whole genome shotgun sequence window:
- the LOC127806261 gene encoding uncharacterized protein LOC127806261 yields the protein MAVSLNSILVFNSTGRYQHGPSSGLGIPLLKASHFTSRSGLVGLRRFRRDSKGGLCLSVADKDHVATSTSNKDSGNAERLESDDYPSEVALPSVDSLAEKNQTQTSAQTESGTQTVEHFNGSVVSPLAKPETASVNTESGLRRSPLTAREKLRAARVLSRYSESKPTKSELGSKVLEALRESDRGKKKSGLPEAPTNMFDDRKRGMPKQGLTFEFPGGFDVFLIIFSFTFISTVMFATTYIVWKVGAIHFNEY from the exons ATGGCCGTTTCTCTCAATTCAATCCTCGTCTTCAATTCTACG GGCAGGTATCAGCATGGGCCAAGCTCTGGTCTTGGAATTCCCTTACTAAAGGCCAGTCATTTTACATCTCGCTCAGGGTTAGTTGGGTTAAGGAGATTTAGAAGGGACAGTAAAGGGGGATTATGCCTTTCTGTTGCAGATAAGGATCATGTTGCAACAAGCACCAGCAATAAGGATTCTGGAAATGCTGAAAGATTAGAATCTGATGATTATCCCTCAGAAGTAGCTCTTCCATCTGTGGACTCGCTGGCAGAAAAGAACCAGACTCAAACTAGTGCCCAAACAGAATCAGGAACTCAGACAGTCGAGCATTTTAACGGTTCTGTTGTTTCCCCACTCGCAAAGCCAGAGACAGCTTCTGTGAACACAGAATCTGGCCTGAGGAGATCACCACTAACAGCAAGAGAGAAACTAAGGGCAGCTCGTGTTCTCAGCCGTTACTCAGAATCAAAGCCAACTAAATCAGAGCTAGGCAGCAAAGTTCTAGAGGCTCTAAGAGAAAGTGATAGAGGGAAAAAGAAATCTGGCCTTCCCGAAGCACCTACAAACATGTTCGATGACAGAAAAAGAGGGATGCCGAAGCAGGGCCTGACGTTCGAGTTTCCAGGAGGTTTTGATGTGTTTCTCATCATATTTTCGTTTACTTTTATCAGCACAGTGATGTTTGCAACAACTTACATTGTGTGGAAAGTTGGTGCTATCCATTTTAACGAGTACTAA